A segment of the Petrotoga olearia DSM 13574 genome:
ATCTAAAATATATAATGATCCTCAAAAGGCTTATAATGACTTAAAAGAAATCTATCTCACTTACAGTTACGATAAAAAAATAATTGAATCTTTGGTAGAAGTCAGTTTTCAAATAAATAACTACGAAATTATAAAAGACCTTTATAATACTTATATGGGTTTAAAAGGGACTGATTCTCAAACTTTATTGTACTTTTCAAAAATCTTCCATAACATGGGAGAAACAGAAAAATCAAAGGAAATAGCCCTTTCTTTAATTCCTGTTTCAAAAGATTCATCGATTCTTTCTGAAACATACGAATTTTTAGGCGACATAGAAACCAATTACGAAAAAAGGATAGAATATTATCAAAAAGCTTTATCTCTCGACAAGGAAAACGGAAGAATAATGTCTAAATTGGGGTTAACTTACTACAATTGGGATAAAAAAGAGTATGCTCAGTTGGCAAGATACTTTCTCAACGGTGCTGAAAGTCGCAATTATATAACCGAAGAAACTGAAAAAGCTCTAAGAGAATTGAGATCGAGAGTTGTATTTGAAATTTTCCTTAAATATTTATTACCCTTGCTGTTAGGAGTAGCTTTTGCATTATGGTTGCTATATTATTTGGATAAAAAAAGGAAGATCAAGGAGCACAATCGGATATTTAAAGAGCAGAATAATAAATAGGGAAGCTAATAAGTACAATACAGGAGGAATTATTTTGGAATTAGGCGAAAAATTTGAAGAGCTTATGAAAGTGATGAAAAGATTGAGGGGACCAAAAGGCTGTGACTGGGACAAAGCCCAAACACATGATAGTTTGAAACCATATATAATTGAAGAAGCTTATGAATTGGTTGATTCTATTGACGAACAAGATATAACAAAAATAAAAGAAGAGTTAGGAGATATATTACTCCAAGTTGTTTTTCATTCCACTATTGCTGAAGAAAACAATGAGTTTTTTACCATTGAAGTAATAGATGAACTGATCAATAAGCTAGTGAGAAGACATCCCCATGTTTTTGGAGATGAAAAAGGATATTCTTATGCCAGGTGGGAGGAAATAAAGGCAAAAGAGAACGGAGAGAAGAACTTTAGTAGAATCGGTAAACTTAACAAAGCCTTACCAGCACTATCACTGGCAAGAAGAATTCAAGAAAACGCTGCTGCGGTAGGGTTTGACTGGGTAGAAGTTAAAGATGTGCTCGATAAAGTAAAAGAAGAAGTGGAAGAACTTAATGAAGCAAAAACCCAAGCAGAAGTAGAAGAAGAGTTTGGGGATTTGTTGTTTGCGCTGGTTAACTTGGCTCGTTTTTTAAAGATAGATCCGGAAGTATCTTTAAGAAAGGCAAGTGAGAAGTTTATAGAACGGTTCACTCAGATGGAAAAAGCGATTGAAAAAGATGGAAAGGAATTTGAAGCTTTAAATTTAGAAGAATTAGATAAATATTGGGAATTAATTAAAAAAGAGGAAAAGAGGTGAAAATTAGGTGGAAATAGGCATATTCGGCCTTCCGTTAACGGGTAAAACTACTATTTTTTCCCTTTTAACTGATTATAAAATAGAGGATAGTTATAAAAGAGAGGCTATAAAAAGAACGGCAATTATAAAAGATGAAAGAGTTAATTCTCTTGCACGTTTATTCAATCCTAAAAAGATTATCTTTGCTAGCTTAGATTTTATCGATATTCCAAGCTATGACCACAAAGGGGACCCCAAAGAAAAAACGAGAATTTTTCAGATGATACAAAATGTTGATGCCTTGCTTTTGGTTATAAGATCGTTTAAAAACCCCTCGGTACCTTGGCCTGAAAATGCTGATAATCCAATAAAACAACTAGAAATTTTGAAAACAGAACTAATTCTCAGAGATTTAGAAATTGTAGAAAATCGATTAGAGAGGCTTGAAACGCAAAAGAAAAAGACAAAGTTCTCAGTGACAGAAGAAAATGAAGAAAAAATTTTGTTTAAAATAAAAGAAGTTTTAGAGGACGAGGTTTTCGTTTCCAAAATGGACTTGACCGAGGAAGAAAAAAAATTAGTTGGTTCTTTAGCTTTATTCACTTTAAAACCCATTATCGTATGTGTCAATGTCGACGATGACCAATTTACAAAAGATAGCTACGAATATAAGGAACCGGTAGTCGAAGAATGTAAAAAACAGAATTTTGCGTATATTGAAATAGATGGAAAAATAGAAGTAGAAATAAACGAGCTAGAGAATGAAGAAGAAAAAAGATTATTCCTGGAAGATTTATCAATTAAAGAACCTGGTGTTGAAAGATTAGCAAAAATTGTGTATAATCATGTTGGACTAATTTCCTTTTTCACCGTAGGAAAAGACGAGGTAAGAGCATGGACAGTAAAAAAAGGCAGTACAATGAAGGAAGCTGCCGGGAAAATACATTCTGATTTTGAAAAGAATTTCATTCGCGCAGAGGTTATGAAATACGAGGATTTAATTAAATACGGAAGCGAAGAAGAAGTAAAAGAACAAGGACTTTGGAGATTAGCTGGAAAAGATGAAATATTGGAAGATGGAGAAATATTAAACATTAGAGCTAATGCTTGATTTGAGGGGTGACCTAATGATACTTGTCACAGGAGGAGCTGGGTACATAGGTTCTCATTTGGTCAAAAGGTTGCAAGATCAAAATAAAGAAGTAGTAGTTTTTGATAACTTTGAAAAAGGTCATAAGTGGGCTGTCAAAAATGTACAAGTCGTTGAAGGAGATCTTAGAAACGAAAAAGATATTGATTATGTATTTGAAAATTACAAAATAGATGAAGTATATCATTTCGCAGCTTTTTCATTGGTTGGTGAATCAATGAAAGAACCTTATAAATATTTTAAAAACAATATATGTGGGACATTGAACCTTCTGAACAGTATGCAAAAACACAAAAGTAGGTACATAGTTTTTTCTTCTACCGCTGCTGTTTATGGAGAACCAAAAGTAGTCCCCATCACTGAAGATCAACCTAAGAATCCTACAAACATCTATGGTCAATCAAAATTAATGGTTGAAGAAATACTAAATTGGTATTCTAAACTTGATATTATAAAGTATGTAGCTTTAAGATATTTCAATGCCGCAGGGGCATATCATGATGGCAGTATTGGTGAAGCTCACGAACCGGAAACCCACTTGATCCCATTAGTTCTGGAAACAGCTTTAGGAAAAAGAGACAAGCTGTACGTTTATGGTGACGATTATCCAACCAAGGACGGAACACCCATTAGAGACTATATCCATGTTATGGATTTGATAGAGGCCCACATTTTAGCTATGAAATGGATGAAGGAAAACGAAAAATCTGACGTTTTTAATTTAGGTAACGGGCAAGGATTTTCCGTTTTAGAGGTTATTAAAGCATCCGAAAAAGTAACTTCAAAAAAAATAAATTACCAAGTAGTAGAAAGAAGACCTGGCGATCCTGCTGCTTTAATAGCTTCCTCAAAAAAAGCAGAGGAGATCCTAAACTGGCACCCTCAACACAAGGAATTAGAAAAGATAATATCCGACGCTTGGAATTGGCATAGAAATAAAGATAAAAAAGGATTAGGAGGATAACACATGGAGACAGTAGAAATAAAAAAATGGATAAGAGACATACCAGATTTTCCAGAAAAAGGCGTTATATTTAGAGACATTACCCCACTTTTGAAAAATCCTGAAGTTTTTAAATATTCACTGAACAAAATCGTCGAATTGATAAAAGATTGGGATTTTGATTGCATTGTATCCCCTGAGTCAAGGGGATTTATATTCGCCACACCTTTAGCTTATATCATGGATAAAGAATTCGTTCCCATCAGAAAACCAGGAAAACTACCTTATAAAACTTATTCGATCTCTTACGAATTGGAATATGGTCAAACATCCCTGGAAATGCATGCTGACGCGATTGAAAAAGGTGAAAAAGTGATAGTTGTTGATGATGTGTTAGCCACCGGAGGTACCACAAAAGCTATAAAAGAATTAATAGAAAGAGCTGGAGGGGAAACCGTTGGAGTTGTTTGTCTTGCCGAACTAACCTATCTAAACCCAAGAGAAAATCTAAAAGATTTGGAAATTGCTAGTCTGATACGATATTGAAAGTATAATTTATGTAAAAAGGGGGAAAAAAGATGAATGGAATAAAATTTGATTTCTCAAATGTTATTCATCCCAATATAGAAAATGGATTAACGGAAGAAGAAATAAACCAACACGCCAATAGAATTCAAGATATTGTGGAAATGATAAAACAAAAAAATCCTGGCTTTTTGAGTCTACCTTTCACAAGGGTTTACATAGATAGAGTTTTGGATTTAAAAACGTGGATACAAAGTTTTGAAAGTGTTGTAGTTTTAGGAATAGGCGGTTCAGCATTAGGAAATCAAGCACTGCAAACAGCGCTCAATCCATTGAATTATAACGTTTTATCTAAAGAAATAAGAAAAACTCCTAAAATCTATATTCTCGATAATGTTGACCCTGATTTTATAGCATCGGTATTGGATCAAATCGATCCAAGGACTACTTTGTTCAATGTTATATCAAAATCCGGTACAACAGCCGAAGCCATGGCAAATTATTTGGTTGCAAGAGGAATAGTAGAAGGATTTGGATTAGACCCAAAAAAACATTTTCTATTCACCACCGACCCAGAAAAAGGCATATTGAAAAAAATAGCTGAAGAAGAAGGAATAAAAACCTTAGATATACCCCCTTCAATTGGTGGCAGGTTCAGTGTTTTGACCCCTGTTGGTCTTTTATCAGCTTTGGCAAGCGGAATAGATATAATTGATCTATACAACGGTGCCAAAGAAATGCACAAAAGGGTTACCAATCCAAATATTTGGGAAAATCCTGCGGCTTTTAACGCCTTAGTTCATTATCTATATTACCAGAAAGGTTACAATATTTCCGTGATGATGTCATACTCAAACAAATTGTTTCTACTAGCTGATTGGTACAGACAATTATGGGCAGAAAGCCTTGGGAAAAAATACAATTTAAAAGGTGAAATCGTGAACCTTGGGCAAACTCCAATAAAAGCATTAGGAACCACTGACCAACATTCTCAAGTTCAACTATACAATGAAGGACCTTACGATAAGGTAATTACTTTCATACAGCTAGAAAATTTCGAAAGAAACATAAAAATCCCTAATATACACTGCGATCTTCCCGAGCTAGCTTATCTAGGAGGTAAAAACCTTTCAGCCCTTTTAAATACAGAATTAGCTGGTACTGAATACGCTTTAACAGAAAACAATAGACCAAATCTAAAAGTTATTTTCCCTCAGATCAATCCCTTCAATGTGGGGCAATTCATATTCGCATATGAATTTCAAACAGCAGTGATGGGAAGTCTATTAGAGATAAATCCCTATGACCAACCCGGTGTTGAATTAGGTAAAAAGGTTACTTATGCTATGATGGGAAGGAAAGGATACGAAGATTTCAAAATTGAGGTAGAAAACAAACTTAAAAACAAAAAACAGGTAACGATGTAAAAATGGTAATAGGAATTACAGGCCCTGCTGGATCTGGAAAAAGCACTGTATCAAAGATAATAAAAAAAATATGCGAAGATAAGGCATCCATAATCGATGTGGATAGGTTAGGACATGAGGTCTTAACCTATTTTTTTATCAAAGAGAAATTGAAAGAAATTTTTGGAGAAGAAATATTCGATGATGATAACAACATTTCTAGATCCAAACTTGGAGAAATAGTTTTTTCAAATAAGGAAAAGTTAGAATTGTTGAATCAGATTGTCCATCCAGAAATTCTTAAAAAAACTGAACAAATACTGAAAAAAATTTCAAATAAAAATGATATAATAATGGTAGATGCGGCTTTGCTTTTCAAAATAGGATTGGACAAATTATGCGATAAAATTATCTACGTAGATGCCCCAGAAGAATTACGTATTAAAAGGCTGTCAGAAAATCGCGGTATCCCCTTGGAGAAAGCAAAAAACATCGTTAAATCTCAAGAATACATAAACTCTGAGCGTTGTGATTTTAAAATATTGAATATTGGTAATTTTGATAAATTGTACAAAGAAACAGAAAAAATTATTCAAAACTTATGAGGAGGTGTTTGGAATGAAGAAAGTTGTTTCTATTCTTCTTACGGTTTTACTTGTTTCTTTTGCTTTTTCTCAAGTCGAAATTGAGTTTTGGCACGCGATGGGTGGGCAACTGGGAGAGACGTTGAACTCCTTAGTCGATACCTTTAATAGAGAAAACCCGAATGTTCACGTGTCAGCCATCTATGTGGGAAACTACAGTGCTTTAAACCAAAAGTTACTTTCTACAATCACTGCCTACTCTCAAGGAAGTACTACAGACCTTCCAACTTTATCTCAAGCCTATGCGAACTGGACTGCAATGTACCTATTTTCTGGTGTAGTGGAGTCACTTAATAAATATATTGAAAATGATTCTGAGTTTAAAGGTGCTTGGAATAATCAAATATTCCCAGTTCTAAAAGATTTAGTTACTTGGGGAGACACAGTATACGGAATTCCATTCAACAAATCTGTTTATGTTTATTATTATAACCC
Coding sequences within it:
- the mazG gene encoding nucleoside triphosphate pyrophosphohydrolase, translating into MLELGEKFEELMKVMKRLRGPKGCDWDKAQTHDSLKPYIIEEAYELVDSIDEQDITKIKEELGDILLQVVFHSTIAEENNEFFTIEVIDELINKLVRRHPHVFGDEKGYSYARWEEIKAKENGEKNFSRIGKLNKALPALSLARRIQENAAAVGFDWVEVKDVLDKVKEEVEELNEAKTQAEVEEEFGDLLFALVNLARFLKIDPEVSLRKASEKFIERFTQMEKAIEKDGKEFEALNLEELDKYWELIKKEEKR
- a CDS encoding DUF933 domain-containing protein, whose amino-acid sequence is MEIGIFGLPLTGKTTIFSLLTDYKIEDSYKREAIKRTAIIKDERVNSLARLFNPKKIIFASLDFIDIPSYDHKGDPKEKTRIFQMIQNVDALLLVIRSFKNPSVPWPENADNPIKQLEILKTELILRDLEIVENRLERLETQKKKTKFSVTEENEEKILFKIKEVLEDEVFVSKMDLTEEEKKLVGSLALFTLKPIIVCVNVDDDQFTKDSYEYKEPVVEECKKQNFAYIEIDGKIEVEINELENEEEKRLFLEDLSIKEPGVERLAKIVYNHVGLISFFTVGKDEVRAWTVKKGSTMKEAAGKIHSDFEKNFIRAEVMKYEDLIKYGSEEEVKEQGLWRLAGKDEILEDGEILNIRANA
- the galE gene encoding UDP-glucose 4-epimerase GalE — protein: MILVTGGAGYIGSHLVKRLQDQNKEVVVFDNFEKGHKWAVKNVQVVEGDLRNEKDIDYVFENYKIDEVYHFAAFSLVGESMKEPYKYFKNNICGTLNLLNSMQKHKSRYIVFSSTAAVYGEPKVVPITEDQPKNPTNIYGQSKLMVEEILNWYSKLDIIKYVALRYFNAAGAYHDGSIGEAHEPETHLIPLVLETALGKRDKLYVYGDDYPTKDGTPIRDYIHVMDLIEAHILAMKWMKENEKSDVFNLGNGQGFSVLEVIKASEKVTSKKINYQVVERRPGDPAALIASSKKAEEILNWHPQHKELEKIISDAWNWHRNKDKKGLGG
- a CDS encoding adenine phosphoribosyltransferase, whose product is METVEIKKWIRDIPDFPEKGVIFRDITPLLKNPEVFKYSLNKIVELIKDWDFDCIVSPESRGFIFATPLAYIMDKEFVPIRKPGKLPYKTYSISYELEYGQTSLEMHADAIEKGEKVIVVDDVLATGGTTKAIKELIERAGGETVGVVCLAELTYLNPRENLKDLEIASLIRY
- a CDS encoding glucose-6-phosphate isomerase; the protein is MNGIKFDFSNVIHPNIENGLTEEEINQHANRIQDIVEMIKQKNPGFLSLPFTRVYIDRVLDLKTWIQSFESVVVLGIGGSALGNQALQTALNPLNYNVLSKEIRKTPKIYILDNVDPDFIASVLDQIDPRTTLFNVISKSGTTAEAMANYLVARGIVEGFGLDPKKHFLFTTDPEKGILKKIAEEEGIKTLDIPPSIGGRFSVLTPVGLLSALASGIDIIDLYNGAKEMHKRVTNPNIWENPAAFNALVHYLYYQKGYNISVMMSYSNKLFLLADWYRQLWAESLGKKYNLKGEIVNLGQTPIKALGTTDQHSQVQLYNEGPYDKVITFIQLENFERNIKIPNIHCDLPELAYLGGKNLSALLNTELAGTEYALTENNRPNLKVIFPQINPFNVGQFIFAYEFQTAVMGSLLEINPYDQPGVELGKKVTYAMMGRKGYEDFKIEVENKLKNKKQVTM
- the coaE gene encoding dephospho-CoA kinase (Dephospho-CoA kinase (CoaE) performs the final step in coenzyme A biosynthesis.), coding for MVIGITGPAGSGKSTVSKIIKKICEDKASIIDVDRLGHEVLTYFFIKEKLKEIFGEEIFDDDNNISRSKLGEIVFSNKEKLELLNQIVHPEILKKTEQILKKISNKNDIIMVDAALLFKIGLDKLCDKIIYVDAPEELRIKRLSENRGIPLEKAKNIVKSQEYINSERCDFKILNIGNFDKLYKETEKIIQNL